The following proteins are co-located in the Canis aureus isolate CA01 chromosome X, VMU_Caureus_v.1.0, whole genome shotgun sequence genome:
- the SYP gene encoding synaptophysin, whose translation MLLLADMDVVNQLVAGGQFRVVKEPLGFVKVLQWVFAIFAFATCGSYTGELRLSVECANKSESDLSIEVEFEYPFRLHQVYFDAPTCRGDTEKIFLVGDYSSSAEFFVTVAVFAFLYSMGALATYIFLQNKYRENNKGPMMDFLATAVFAFMWLVSSSAWAKGLSDVKMATDPENIIKGMSVCHQTGNTCKELRDPVTSGLNTSVVFGFLNLVLWVGNLWFVFKETGWAAPFMRGPPGAPEKQPAPGDAYGEAGYGQGPGGYGPQDSYGPQGGYQPDYGQPAGGGGGGGYGPQGDYGQQGYGPQGAPTSFSNQM comes from the exons ATGCTGCTGCTGGCAGACATGGACGTGGTGAATCAG CTGGTGGCCGGGGGTCAGTTCCGGGTGGTCAAGGAGCCCCTTGGCTTCGTGAAGGTGCTGCAATGG GTCTTTGCCATCTTCGCCTTTGCCACATGCGGCAGTTACACCGGGGAGCTCCGGCTGAGCGTGGAGTGTGCCAACAAGTCAGAGAGTGACCTCAGCATCGAGGTTGAATTCGAGTACCCCTTCAG GCTGCACCAAGTGTACTTTGATGCACCCACCTGCCGAGGGGACACTGAAAAAATCTTCCTGGTGGGGGACTACTCCTCATCGGCCGAATTTTTTGTCACCGTGGCTGTGTTTGCCTTCCTGTACTCCATGGGGGCTCTGGCCACTTACATCTTTCTGCAGAATAAGTACCGAGAGAACAACAAAGGACCCATGATG GACTTTCTGGCCACAGCAGTGTTCGCCTTCATGTGGCTGGTTAGCTCATCAGCGTGGGCCAAGGGGCTGTCAGATGTGAAGATGGCCACTGACCCAGAGAACATTATCAAAGGGATGTCTGTCTGCCACCAGACAGGGAATACATGCAAGGAGCTGAGGGACCCTGTGACCTCTGGCCTCAACACTTCAGTG GTGTTCGGCTTCCTGAACCTGGTGCTCTGGGTCGGCAACCTGTGGTTCGTGTTCAAGGAGACAGGCTGGGCTGCCCCATTCATGCGCGGACCTCCTGGCGCTCCCGAGAAACAACCAGCGCCTGGGGACGCCTATGGCGAGGCGGGCTACGGGCAGGGCCCTGGCGGGTACGGGCCCCAGGACTCCTACGGGCCCCAGGGCGGCTACCAGCCCGACTACGGGCAGCcagccggcggcggcggcggcggcggctacGGGCCTCAGGGAGACTACGGGCAGCAAGGCTATGGCCCTCAGGGTGCGCCCACCTCCTTCTCCAATCAGATGTAG
- the PRICKLE3 gene encoding prickle planar cell polarity protein 3 isoform X3 translates to MFARGSRRRRSGRAPPELEDPDRGQPCNSCREQCPGFLLHGWRKICQHCKCPREEHAVHSVPVDLERIMCRLISDFQRHSISDDDSGCASEEYAWVPPGLKPEQVYQFFSCLPEDKVPYVNSPGEKYRIKQLLYQLPPHDSEAQYCTALEEEEKKELRSFSQQRKRENLGRGTVRIFPVTITGAICEEIIFSPECTEAEGRHWHMGHFCCFECEASLGGQRYVMRQSRPHCCACYEARHAEYCDGCGEHIGLDQGQMAYEGQHWHASDRCFCCSRCGRALLGRPFLPRRGLIFCSRACSLGSEPTSSGTSGTGRQSWSAGTVSAPLAASTASFSAAEEETAETATKGTSTEPEPVAGPEEPAHFLRGAPHRHSMPELGLRGPPEPPPGLLSQPDPPLEDGAFGRQSTPRVSFRDPLVSEGGPRRTLSAPPAQRRRPRSPPPRAPTHRRRSSRRRHHHHHRRHSGRHRHHQCDLGSGSDSGSCSSSPSSPSSESSEEDGFFLGERIPLPPHLCRLRPAQDNATGTPKSPSPQLPRSWRPGMPRQTRDKNCIVA, encoded by the exons ATGTTCGCGCGTGGGTCCAGGAGGCGCCGCTCTGGGCGCGCG CCTCCAGAGTTGGAGGACCCAGATCGCGGCCAGCCCTGCAACTCCTGCAGGGAGCAGTGCCCCGGCTTCCTGTTGCATGGATGGAG AAAGATCTGTCAGCACTGCAAATGCCCAAGGGAAGAGCATGCTGTTCATTCGGTGCCTGTGGACCTGGAACGTATCATGTGTCGCctaatctcagacttccagcGCCACTCCATCTCTGACGATGACTCAGGCTGTGCCTCGGAGGAGTATGCCTGGGTGCCTCCTGGGCTCAAGCCAGAGCAG GTATACCAGTTTTTCAGCTGCCTCCCAGAGGACAAGGTCCCCTATGTCAACAGTCCCGGGGAAAAATACAGGATCAAGCAGCTGCTGTATCAGCTGCCCCCACATGACAGTGAG GCACAGTACTGCACAGcgctggaagaggaggagaagaaagagctcAGATCCTTCAGCCAGCAGCGGAAGCGGGAGAATCTGGGCCGTGGCACGGTGCGCATCTTCCCCGTGACCATCACCGGAGCCATCTGTGAGGAG atCATCTTCTCCCCTGAGTGCACGGAGGCTGAGGGCCGGCACTGGCACATGGGCCACTTCTGCTGCTTTGAGTGTGAAGCATCGCTAGGAGGCCAGCGTTACGTTATGCGTCAGAGCCGCCCCCACTGCTGTGCCTGCTATGAGGCCCGCCACGCAGAGTACTGTGATGGCTGTGGGGAACACATTG GCCtggaccagggccagatggcgtATGAGGGCCAGCACTGGCATGCCTCCGACCGCTGCTTCTGCTGTAGTCGCTGTGGACGAGCCCTGCTGGGCCGCCCCTTCCTGCCACGCCGCGGTCTCATCTTCTGCTCcagagcctgcagcctggggtccgAGCCCACGAGTTCGGGGACTTCGGGGACCGGCCGCCAGAGCTGGAGTGCGGGCACAGTCTCTGCACCTCTCGCAGCCTCCACGGCCTCTTTCTCGGCTGCAGAGGAGGAGACGGCAGAGACCGCCACCAAAGGAACTAGCACGGAGCCAGAGCCTG TTGCGGGCCCTGAGGAGCCTGCCCACTTTCTCAGGGGAGCCCCCCACCGCCACTCCATGCCAGAGCTGGGTCTCCGCGGCCCCCCCGAGCCACCCCCAGGACTCCTCAGCCAGCCTGACCCACCCCTGGAAGATGGTGCCTTTGGTCGCCAGAGCACCCCCCGCGTCAGCTTCCGTGACCCTCTGGTATCCGAGGGAGGCCCGCGGCGAACCCTGAGTGCACCCCCAGCCCAGCGTCGCAGGCCACGCAGTCCCCCTCCTAGGGCCCCCACCCATCGCCGCcgcagcagccgccgccgccaccaccaccatcaccgccGCCACTCTGGCAGACATCGCCACCACCAGTGTGACTTGGGATCGGGGTCGGACTCAGGATCTTGCTCCAGCTCGCCTTCTAGCCCCAGTTCTGAGTCCTCAGAGGAGGATGGCTTCTTCCTAGGAGAGCGCATCCCGCTGCCCCCACATCTGTGCAGGCTCAGGCCTGCTCAGGACAATGCAACTGGAACCCCCAAATCCCCATCTCCACAGCTCCCCAGGAGCTGGCGCCCAGGGATGCCTCGCCAGACCAGAGACAAGAACTGCATTGTGGCTTGA
- the PRICKLE3 gene encoding prickle planar cell polarity protein 3 isoform X1: MFARGSRRRRSGRAPPELEDPDRGQPCNSCREQCPGFLLHGWRKICQHCKCPREEHAVHSVPVDLERIMCRLISDFQRHSISDDDSGCASEEYAWVPPGLKPEQAQYCTALEEEEKKELRSFSQQRKRENLGRGTVRIFPVTITGAICEECGKQIGGGDIAVFASRAGLGACWHPQCFVCCTCRELLVDLIYFYHAGKVYCGRHHAERLRPRCQACDEIIFSPECTEAEGRHWHMGHFCCFECEASLGGQRYVMRQSRPHCCACYEARHAEYCDGCGEHIGLDQGQMAYEGQHWHASDRCFCCSRCGRALLGRPFLPRRGLIFCSRACSLGSEPTSSGTSGTGRQSWSAGTVSAPLAASTASFSAAEEETAETATKGTSTEPEPVAGPEEPAHFLRGAPHRHSMPELGLRGPPEPPPGLLSQPDPPLEDGAFGRQSTPRVSFRDPLVSEGGPRRTLSAPPAQRRRPRSPPPRAPTHRRRSSRRRHHHHHRRHSGRHRHHQCDLGSGSDSGSCSSSPSSPSSESSEEDGFFLGERIPLPPHLCRLRPAQDNATGTPKSPSPQLPRSWRPGMPRQTRDKNCIVA, translated from the exons ATGTTCGCGCGTGGGTCCAGGAGGCGCCGCTCTGGGCGCGCG CCTCCAGAGTTGGAGGACCCAGATCGCGGCCAGCCCTGCAACTCCTGCAGGGAGCAGTGCCCCGGCTTCCTGTTGCATGGATGGAG AAAGATCTGTCAGCACTGCAAATGCCCAAGGGAAGAGCATGCTGTTCATTCGGTGCCTGTGGACCTGGAACGTATCATGTGTCGCctaatctcagacttccagcGCCACTCCATCTCTGACGATGACTCAGGCTGTGCCTCGGAGGAGTATGCCTGGGTGCCTCCTGGGCTCAAGCCAGAGCAG GCACAGTACTGCACAGcgctggaagaggaggagaagaaagagctcAGATCCTTCAGCCAGCAGCGGAAGCGGGAGAATCTGGGCCGTGGCACGGTGCGCATCTTCCCCGTGACCATCACCGGAGCCATCTGTGAGGAG TGCGGGAAACAAATTGGAGGTGGGGACATCGCGGTGTTTGCCAGTCGAGCGGGCCTGGGTGCCTGCTGGCACCCGCAGTGCTTTGTGTGCTGCACATGCCGCGAGCTGCTGGTGGACCTCATCTACTTCTATCATGCTGGCAAAGTCTACTGTGGCCGCCACCACGCCGAACGCCTGCGCCCACGCTGCCAAGCCTGTGACGAG atCATCTTCTCCCCTGAGTGCACGGAGGCTGAGGGCCGGCACTGGCACATGGGCCACTTCTGCTGCTTTGAGTGTGAAGCATCGCTAGGAGGCCAGCGTTACGTTATGCGTCAGAGCCGCCCCCACTGCTGTGCCTGCTATGAGGCCCGCCACGCAGAGTACTGTGATGGCTGTGGGGAACACATTG GCCtggaccagggccagatggcgtATGAGGGCCAGCACTGGCATGCCTCCGACCGCTGCTTCTGCTGTAGTCGCTGTGGACGAGCCCTGCTGGGCCGCCCCTTCCTGCCACGCCGCGGTCTCATCTTCTGCTCcagagcctgcagcctggggtccgAGCCCACGAGTTCGGGGACTTCGGGGACCGGCCGCCAGAGCTGGAGTGCGGGCACAGTCTCTGCACCTCTCGCAGCCTCCACGGCCTCTTTCTCGGCTGCAGAGGAGGAGACGGCAGAGACCGCCACCAAAGGAACTAGCACGGAGCCAGAGCCTG TTGCGGGCCCTGAGGAGCCTGCCCACTTTCTCAGGGGAGCCCCCCACCGCCACTCCATGCCAGAGCTGGGTCTCCGCGGCCCCCCCGAGCCACCCCCAGGACTCCTCAGCCAGCCTGACCCACCCCTGGAAGATGGTGCCTTTGGTCGCCAGAGCACCCCCCGCGTCAGCTTCCGTGACCCTCTGGTATCCGAGGGAGGCCCGCGGCGAACCCTGAGTGCACCCCCAGCCCAGCGTCGCAGGCCACGCAGTCCCCCTCCTAGGGCCCCCACCCATCGCCGCcgcagcagccgccgccgccaccaccaccatcaccgccGCCACTCTGGCAGACATCGCCACCACCAGTGTGACTTGGGATCGGGGTCGGACTCAGGATCTTGCTCCAGCTCGCCTTCTAGCCCCAGTTCTGAGTCCTCAGAGGAGGATGGCTTCTTCCTAGGAGAGCGCATCCCGCTGCCCCCACATCTGTGCAGGCTCAGGCCTGCTCAGGACAATGCAACTGGAACCCCCAAATCCCCATCTCCACAGCTCCCCAGGAGCTGGCGCCCAGGGATGCCTCGCCAGACCAGAGACAAGAACTGCATTGTGGCTTGA
- the PRICKLE3 gene encoding prickle planar cell polarity protein 3 isoform X4 has translation MFARGSRRRRSGRAPPELEDPDRGQPCNSCREQCPGFLLHGWRKICQHCKCPREEHAVHSVPVDLERIMCRLISDFQRHSISDDDSGCASEEYAWVPPGLKPEQVYQFFSCLPEDKVPYVNSPGEKYRIKQLLYQLPPHDSEAQYCTALEEEEKKELRSFSQQRKRENLGRGTVRIFPVTITGAICEECGKQIGGGDIAVFASRAGLGACWHPQCFVCCTCRELLVDLIYFYHAGKVYCGRHHAERLRPRCQACDEIIFSPECTEAEGRHWHMGHFCCFECEASLGGQRYVMRQSRPHCCACYEARHAEYCDGCGEHIGLDQGQMAYEGQHWHASDRCFCCSRCGRALLGRPFLPRRGLIFCSRACSLGSEPTSSGTSGTGRQSWSAGTVSAPLAASTASFSAAEEETAETATKGTSTEPEPVAGPEEPAHFLRGAPHRHSMPELGLRGPPEPPPGLLSQPDPPLEDGAFGRQSTPRVSFRDPLVSEGGPRRTLSAPPAQRRRPRSPPPRAPTHRRRSSRRRHHHHHRRHSGRHRHHQCDLGSGSDSGSCSSSPSSPSSESSEEDGFFLGERIPLPPHLCRLRPAQDNATGTPKSPSPQLPRSWRPGMPRQTRDKNCIVA, from the exons ATGTTCGCGCGTGGGTCCAGGAGGCGCCGCTCTGGGCGCGCG CCTCCAGAGTTGGAGGACCCAGATCGCGGCCAGCCCTGCAACTCCTGCAGGGAGCAGTGCCCCGGCTTCCTGTTGCATGGATGGAG AAAGATCTGTCAGCACTGCAAATGCCCAAGGGAAGAGCATGCTGTTCATTCGGTGCCTGTGGACCTGGAACGTATCATGTGTCGCctaatctcagacttccagcGCCACTCCATCTCTGACGATGACTCAGGCTGTGCCTCGGAGGAGTATGCCTGGGTGCCTCCTGGGCTCAAGCCAGAGCAG GTATACCAGTTTTTCAGCTGCCTCCCAGAGGACAAGGTCCCCTATGTCAACAGTCCCGGGGAAAAATACAGGATCAAGCAGCTGCTGTATCAGCTGCCCCCACATGACAGTGAG GCACAGTACTGCACAGcgctggaagaggaggagaagaaagagctcAGATCCTTCAGCCAGCAGCGGAAGCGGGAGAATCTGGGCCGTGGCACGGTGCGCATCTTCCCCGTGACCATCACCGGAGCCATCTGTGAGGAG TGCGGGAAACAAATTGGAGGTGGGGACATCGCGGTGTTTGCCAGTCGAGCGGGCCTGGGTGCCTGCTGGCACCCGCAGTGCTTTGTGTGCTGCACATGCCGCGAGCTGCTGGTGGACCTCATCTACTTCTATCATGCTGGCAAAGTCTACTGTGGCCGCCACCACGCCGAACGCCTGCGCCCACGCTGCCAAGCCTGTGACGAG atCATCTTCTCCCCTGAGTGCACGGAGGCTGAGGGCCGGCACTGGCACATGGGCCACTTCTGCTGCTTTGAGTGTGAAGCATCGCTAGGAGGCCAGCGTTACGTTATGCGTCAGAGCCGCCCCCACTGCTGTGCCTGCTATGAGGCCCGCCACGCAGAGTACTGTGATGGCTGTGGGGAACACATTG GCCtggaccagggccagatggcgtATGAGGGCCAGCACTGGCATGCCTCCGACCGCTGCTTCTGCTGTAGTCGCTGTGGACGAGCCCTGCTGGGCCGCCCCTTCCTGCCACGCCGCGGTCTCATCTTCTGCTCcagagcctgcagcctggggtccgAGCCCACGAGTTCGGGGACTTCGGGGACCGGCCGCCAGAGCTGGAGTGCGGGCACAGTCTCTGCACCTCTCGCAGCCTCCACGGCCTCTTTCTCGGCTGCAGAGGAGGAGACGGCAGAGACCGCCACCAAAGGAACTAGCACGGAGCCAGAGCCTG TTGCGGGCCCTGAGGAGCCTGCCCACTTTCTCAGGGGAGCCCCCCACCGCCACTCCATGCCAGAGCTGGGTCTCCGCGGCCCCCCCGAGCCACCCCCAGGACTCCTCAGCCAGCCTGACCCACCCCTGGAAGATGGTGCCTTTGGTCGCCAGAGCACCCCCCGCGTCAGCTTCCGTGACCCTCTGGTATCCGAGGGAGGCCCGCGGCGAACCCTGAGTGCACCCCCAGCCCAGCGTCGCAGGCCACGCAGTCCCCCTCCTAGGGCCCCCACCCATCGCCGCcgcagcagccgccgccgccaccaccaccatcaccgccGCCACTCTGGCAGACATCGCCACCACCAGTGTGACTTGGGATCGGGGTCGGACTCAGGATCTTGCTCCAGCTCGCCTTCTAGCCCCAGTTCTGAGTCCTCAGAGGAGGATGGCTTCTTCCTAGGAGAGCGCATCCCGCTGCCCCCACATCTGTGCAGGCTCAGGCCTGCTCAGGACAATGCAACTGGAACCCCCAAATCCCCATCTCCACAGCTCCCCAGGAGCTGGCGCCCAGGGATGCCTCGCCAGACCAGAGACAAGAACTGCATTGTGGCTTGA
- the PRICKLE3 gene encoding prickle planar cell polarity protein 3 isoform X2 encodes MCRLISDFQRHSISDDDSGCASEEYAWVPPGLKPEQVYQFFSCLPEDKVPYVNSPGEKYRIKQLLYQLPPHDSEAQYCTALEEEEKKELRSFSQQRKRENLGRGTVRIFPVTITGAICEECGKQIGGGDIAVFASRAGLGACWHPQCFVCCTCRELLVDLIYFYHAGKVYCGRHHAERLRPRCQACDEIIFSPECTEAEGRHWHMGHFCCFECEASLGGQRYVMRQSRPHCCACYEARHAEYCDGCGEHIGLDQGQMAYEGQHWHASDRCFCCSRCGRALLGRPFLPRRGLIFCSRACSLGSEPTSSGTSGTGRQSWSAGTVSAPLAASTASFSAAEEETAETATKGTSTEPEPVAGPEEPAHFLRGAPHRHSMPELGLRGPPEPPPGLLSQPDPPLEDGAFGRQSTPRVSFRDPLVSEGGPRRTLSAPPAQRRRPRSPPPRAPTHRRRSSRRRHHHHHRRHSGRHRHHQCDLGSGSDSGSCSSSPSSPSSESSEEDGFFLGERIPLPPHLCRLRPAQDNATGTPKSPSPQLPRSWRPGMPRQTRDKNCIVA; translated from the exons ATGTGTCGCctaatctcagacttccagcGCCACTCCATCTCTGACGATGACTCAGGCTGTGCCTCGGAGGAGTATGCCTGGGTGCCTCCTGGGCTCAAGCCAGAGCAG GTATACCAGTTTTTCAGCTGCCTCCCAGAGGACAAGGTCCCCTATGTCAACAGTCCCGGGGAAAAATACAGGATCAAGCAGCTGCTGTATCAGCTGCCCCCACATGACAGTGAG GCACAGTACTGCACAGcgctggaagaggaggagaagaaagagctcAGATCCTTCAGCCAGCAGCGGAAGCGGGAGAATCTGGGCCGTGGCACGGTGCGCATCTTCCCCGTGACCATCACCGGAGCCATCTGTGAGGAG TGCGGGAAACAAATTGGAGGTGGGGACATCGCGGTGTTTGCCAGTCGAGCGGGCCTGGGTGCCTGCTGGCACCCGCAGTGCTTTGTGTGCTGCACATGCCGCGAGCTGCTGGTGGACCTCATCTACTTCTATCATGCTGGCAAAGTCTACTGTGGCCGCCACCACGCCGAACGCCTGCGCCCACGCTGCCAAGCCTGTGACGAG atCATCTTCTCCCCTGAGTGCACGGAGGCTGAGGGCCGGCACTGGCACATGGGCCACTTCTGCTGCTTTGAGTGTGAAGCATCGCTAGGAGGCCAGCGTTACGTTATGCGTCAGAGCCGCCCCCACTGCTGTGCCTGCTATGAGGCCCGCCACGCAGAGTACTGTGATGGCTGTGGGGAACACATTG GCCtggaccagggccagatggcgtATGAGGGCCAGCACTGGCATGCCTCCGACCGCTGCTTCTGCTGTAGTCGCTGTGGACGAGCCCTGCTGGGCCGCCCCTTCCTGCCACGCCGCGGTCTCATCTTCTGCTCcagagcctgcagcctggggtccgAGCCCACGAGTTCGGGGACTTCGGGGACCGGCCGCCAGAGCTGGAGTGCGGGCACAGTCTCTGCACCTCTCGCAGCCTCCACGGCCTCTTTCTCGGCTGCAGAGGAGGAGACGGCAGAGACCGCCACCAAAGGAACTAGCACGGAGCCAGAGCCTG TTGCGGGCCCTGAGGAGCCTGCCCACTTTCTCAGGGGAGCCCCCCACCGCCACTCCATGCCAGAGCTGGGTCTCCGCGGCCCCCCCGAGCCACCCCCAGGACTCCTCAGCCAGCCTGACCCACCCCTGGAAGATGGTGCCTTTGGTCGCCAGAGCACCCCCCGCGTCAGCTTCCGTGACCCTCTGGTATCCGAGGGAGGCCCGCGGCGAACCCTGAGTGCACCCCCAGCCCAGCGTCGCAGGCCACGCAGTCCCCCTCCTAGGGCCCCCACCCATCGCCGCcgcagcagccgccgccgccaccaccaccatcaccgccGCCACTCTGGCAGACATCGCCACCACCAGTGTGACTTGGGATCGGGGTCGGACTCAGGATCTTGCTCCAGCTCGCCTTCTAGCCCCAGTTCTGAGTCCTCAGAGGAGGATGGCTTCTTCCTAGGAGAGCGCATCCCGCTGCCCCCACATCTGTGCAGGCTCAGGCCTGCTCAGGACAATGCAACTGGAACCCCCAAATCCCCATCTCCACAGCTCCCCAGGAGCTGGCGCCCAGGGATGCCTCGCCAGACCAGAGACAAGAACTGCATTGTGGCTTGA
- the PRICKLE3 gene encoding prickle planar cell polarity protein 3 isoform X5 codes for MNSGSGGRKAGLAGGAWKTLLPQAQYCTALEEEEKKELRSFSQQRKRENLGRGTVRIFPVTITGAICEECGKQIGGGDIAVFASRAGLGACWHPQCFVCCTCRELLVDLIYFYHAGKVYCGRHHAERLRPRCQACDEIIFSPECTEAEGRHWHMGHFCCFECEASLGGQRYVMRQSRPHCCACYEARHAEYCDGCGEHIGLDQGQMAYEGQHWHASDRCFCCSRCGRALLGRPFLPRRGLIFCSRACSLGSEPTSSGTSGTGRQSWSAGTVSAPLAASTASFSAAEEETAETATKGTSTEPEPVAGPEEPAHFLRGAPHRHSMPELGLRGPPEPPPGLLSQPDPPLEDGAFGRQSTPRVSFRDPLVSEGGPRRTLSAPPAQRRRPRSPPPRAPTHRRRSSRRRHHHHHRRHSGRHRHHQCDLGSGSDSGSCSSSPSSPSSESSEEDGFFLGERIPLPPHLCRLRPAQDNATGTPKSPSPQLPRSWRPGMPRQTRDKNCIVA; via the exons ATGAAttctgggagtggggggaggaaggcaggcctgGCGGGAGGAGCCTGGAAGACCCTCCTACCCCAGGCACAGTACTGCACAGcgctggaagaggaggagaagaaagagctcAGATCCTTCAGCCAGCAGCGGAAGCGGGAGAATCTGGGCCGTGGCACGGTGCGCATCTTCCCCGTGACCATCACCGGAGCCATCTGTGAGGAG TGCGGGAAACAAATTGGAGGTGGGGACATCGCGGTGTTTGCCAGTCGAGCGGGCCTGGGTGCCTGCTGGCACCCGCAGTGCTTTGTGTGCTGCACATGCCGCGAGCTGCTGGTGGACCTCATCTACTTCTATCATGCTGGCAAAGTCTACTGTGGCCGCCACCACGCCGAACGCCTGCGCCCACGCTGCCAAGCCTGTGACGAG atCATCTTCTCCCCTGAGTGCACGGAGGCTGAGGGCCGGCACTGGCACATGGGCCACTTCTGCTGCTTTGAGTGTGAAGCATCGCTAGGAGGCCAGCGTTACGTTATGCGTCAGAGCCGCCCCCACTGCTGTGCCTGCTATGAGGCCCGCCACGCAGAGTACTGTGATGGCTGTGGGGAACACATTG GCCtggaccagggccagatggcgtATGAGGGCCAGCACTGGCATGCCTCCGACCGCTGCTTCTGCTGTAGTCGCTGTGGACGAGCCCTGCTGGGCCGCCCCTTCCTGCCACGCCGCGGTCTCATCTTCTGCTCcagagcctgcagcctggggtccgAGCCCACGAGTTCGGGGACTTCGGGGACCGGCCGCCAGAGCTGGAGTGCGGGCACAGTCTCTGCACCTCTCGCAGCCTCCACGGCCTCTTTCTCGGCTGCAGAGGAGGAGACGGCAGAGACCGCCACCAAAGGAACTAGCACGGAGCCAGAGCCTG TTGCGGGCCCTGAGGAGCCTGCCCACTTTCTCAGGGGAGCCCCCCACCGCCACTCCATGCCAGAGCTGGGTCTCCGCGGCCCCCCCGAGCCACCCCCAGGACTCCTCAGCCAGCCTGACCCACCCCTGGAAGATGGTGCCTTTGGTCGCCAGAGCACCCCCCGCGTCAGCTTCCGTGACCCTCTGGTATCCGAGGGAGGCCCGCGGCGAACCCTGAGTGCACCCCCAGCCCAGCGTCGCAGGCCACGCAGTCCCCCTCCTAGGGCCCCCACCCATCGCCGCcgcagcagccgccgccgccaccaccaccatcaccgccGCCACTCTGGCAGACATCGCCACCACCAGTGTGACTTGGGATCGGGGTCGGACTCAGGATCTTGCTCCAGCTCGCCTTCTAGCCCCAGTTCTGAGTCCTCAGAGGAGGATGGCTTCTTCCTAGGAGAGCGCATCCCGCTGCCCCCACATCTGTGCAGGCTCAGGCCTGCTCAGGACAATGCAACTGGAACCCCCAAATCCCCATCTCCACAGCTCCCCAGGAGCTGGCGCCCAGGGATGCCTCGCCAGACCAGAGACAAGAACTGCATTGTGGCTTGA
- the PLP2 gene encoding proteolipid protein 2, protein MADSERLSAPGCWAACTNFSRTRKGILLFAEIILCLVILICFSASTPGYSSLSVVEMILAAIFFVIYMCDLHTKIQIINWPWSDFFRTLIAAILYLITSIVVLVEGGNHSKIIAGVLGLIATSLFGYDAYITFPLRQQRHTAAPTDPADGPV, encoded by the exons ATGGCGGATTCCGAGCGCCTCTCGGCCCCCGGCTGCTGGGCCGCCTGCACCAACTTTTCGCGCACCCGAAAGGGAATTCTCCTGTTTGCCGAGATT ATACTGtgcctggtgattctgatctgcttCAGTGCCTCCACACCAGGATACTCCTCCCTGTCAGTGGTGGAGATGATCCTTGCTGCTATCTTCTTTGTCATCTACATGTGTGACCTGCACACCAAGATACAGATCATCAACTGGCCTTGGAGT GATTTCTTCCGAACCCTCATAGCAGCCATCCTCTACCTGATCACCTCCATCGTTGTCCTTGTTGAAGGAGGAAACCACTCCAAAATCATCGCGGGG GTACTGGGCCTAATCGCTACAAGCCTCTTTGGCTATGATGCTTATATCACCTTCCCCTTGCGGCAGCAAAGACATACAGCAGCCCCTACTG ATCCTGCAGATGGCCCGGTGTAG